In one Maniola jurtina chromosome 13, ilManJurt1.1, whole genome shotgun sequence genomic region, the following are encoded:
- the LOC123870748 gene encoding fasciclin-3 isoform X6, with translation MAALPALFGLLMAVVVTGQNLDITPREAVRRVGDDLTVLCKVPYPIDACRMTVGTMSYRLIPNNQDEEIVYAGQGLQHGECGAHIKHIKEEWNGNITCTLPPQTGQIEVTGTMRLLVARAPGNPQLLSPPQSTFREGDGFMAQCIVPNGRPAAKITWYLDEVQLLAGIHQPIITSEPGSDLMTISQNVSRTLAPEDNGQKLVCRAEHEALDAPREAARQLVVHYPPKRLESGPLTIFGLKLGAEGRLNVTVRANPAPSTEWTIGDLVLIPPRSNEDGSVTALEPLHLGSGFYNVTLVLARVAKEDVERTYYLRVTNDLGREEFALRLSTMDEPAGVELDTGAIVGIVIAVLILLIAIVLVVFAKATGRWFFAGSRGRDHTKSSGESSDTESAAGQRSRLSALSARVRAALPRGRDRVQATEPIPEVEDKAVAEEKKGVVYAELALGEQNPDKPPPPSTEYAEIVYTDQPAQIKETKE, from the exons gTCAAAATCTGGACATCACACCAAGAGAAGCCGTGCGACGCGTCGGGGATGATCTCACCGTGCTTTGCAAAGTACCCTACCCCATTGATGCATGTCG AATGACAGTCGGAACAATGTCGTACAGACTCATCCCGAACAACCAAGATGAAGAAATTGTCTACGCCGGTCAAGGGTTACAG CACGGGGAATGCGGCGCCCATATAAAACACATAAAAGAAGAATGGAACGGTAACATAACGTGTACTCTACCGCCGCAGACGGGACAAATCGAGGTCACTGGGACCATGAGGCTACTCGTTGCCA GAGCTCCCGGTAACCCTCAGCTGCTTTCACCACCCCAGTCCACATTCAGAGAAGGGGACGGCTTCATGGCACAGTGCATCGTGCCCAATGGAAGACCAGCGGCTAAAATCACTTGGTATTTGG acgaGGTCCAACTCCTTGCTGGGATACACCAACCTATCATAACCTCCGAACCTGGAAGCGACCTGATGACCATTAGCCAGAACGTGTCGAGGACCCTGGCACCAGAGGACAATGGCCAGAAACTGGTCTGCAGAGCTGAACACGAGGCTTTGGACGCGCCGAGGGAAGCTGCTAGACAACTTGTTGTACACT ACCCACCAAAACGCCTCGAATCCGGCCCACTCACGATCTTCGGGCTTAAACTGGGCGCAGAAGGGCGCCTCAACGTCACCGTGCGAGCGAACCCCGCGCCTTCCACCGAGTGGACCATCGGAGACCTGGTGCTCATACCACCCAGGAGCAACGAAGATGGATCCGTTACTGCGCTGGAACCTTTACATTTG GGTAGCGGATTCTACAATGTGACATTGGTACTCGCGCGCGTGGCCAAAGAAGACGTGGAACGGACCTACTACCTTCGCGTCACGAATGATTTGGGAAGGGAGGAGTTTGCCCTCCGATTGTCTACCATGGACGAGCCCGCTG GTGTGGAATTAGATACTGGCGCAATCGTCGGAATCGTCATCGCAGTGTTGATACTGCTGATCGCCATTGTCCTCGTGGTCTTCGCCAAGGCAACTGGCAGGTGGTTCTTCGCAG GAAGCAGAGGACGTGATCATACAAAGAGCTCTGGAGAATC TAGCGACACCGAGAGTGCGGCAGGCCAGCGCTCGCGGCTAAGTGCTCTAAGTGCTCGAGTTCGTGCAGCGTTACCGCGCGGACGTGATCGCGTGCAGGCCACAGAACCTATACCAGAAGTTGAAGATAAG GCTGTAGCAGAAGAAAAGAAGGGGGTAGTTTACGCTGAGCTCGCTCTTGGTGAGCAAAATCCAGACAAGCCTCCCCCACCTTCAACGGAGTACGCTGAGATTGTGTACACTGACCAACCAGCACAGATTAAAGAGACTAAagaatag
- the LOC123870748 gene encoding fasciclin-3 isoform X3: MAALPALFGLLMAVVVTGQNLDITPREAVRRVGDDLTVLCKVPYPIDACRMTVGTMSYRLIPNNQDEEIVYAGQGLQHGECGAHIKHIKEEWNGNITCTLPPQTGQIEVTGTMRLLVARAPGNPQLLSPPQSTFREGDGFMAQCIVPNGRPAAKITWYLDEVQLLAGIHQPIITSEPGSDLMTISQNVSRTLAPEDNGQKLVCRAEHEALDAPREAARQLVVHYPPKRLESGPLTIFGLKLGAEGRLNVTVRANPAPSTEWTIGDLVLIPPRSNEDGSVTALEPLHLGSGFYNVTLVLARVAKEDVERTYYLRVTNDLGREEFALRLSTMDEPAGVELDTGAIVGIVIAVLILLIAIVLVVFAKATGRWFFAGSRGRDHTKSSGESTPAGDVLLESGTLPSRTSDTESAAGQRSRLSALSARVRAALPRGRDRVQATEPIPEVEDKAVAEEKKGVVYAELALGEQNPDKPPPPSTEYAEIVYTDQPAQIKETKE; the protein is encoded by the exons gTCAAAATCTGGACATCACACCAAGAGAAGCCGTGCGACGCGTCGGGGATGATCTCACCGTGCTTTGCAAAGTACCCTACCCCATTGATGCATGTCG AATGACAGTCGGAACAATGTCGTACAGACTCATCCCGAACAACCAAGATGAAGAAATTGTCTACGCCGGTCAAGGGTTACAG CACGGGGAATGCGGCGCCCATATAAAACACATAAAAGAAGAATGGAACGGTAACATAACGTGTACTCTACCGCCGCAGACGGGACAAATCGAGGTCACTGGGACCATGAGGCTACTCGTTGCCA GAGCTCCCGGTAACCCTCAGCTGCTTTCACCACCCCAGTCCACATTCAGAGAAGGGGACGGCTTCATGGCACAGTGCATCGTGCCCAATGGAAGACCAGCGGCTAAAATCACTTGGTATTTGG acgaGGTCCAACTCCTTGCTGGGATACACCAACCTATCATAACCTCCGAACCTGGAAGCGACCTGATGACCATTAGCCAGAACGTGTCGAGGACCCTGGCACCAGAGGACAATGGCCAGAAACTGGTCTGCAGAGCTGAACACGAGGCTTTGGACGCGCCGAGGGAAGCTGCTAGACAACTTGTTGTACACT ACCCACCAAAACGCCTCGAATCCGGCCCACTCACGATCTTCGGGCTTAAACTGGGCGCAGAAGGGCGCCTCAACGTCACCGTGCGAGCGAACCCCGCGCCTTCCACCGAGTGGACCATCGGAGACCTGGTGCTCATACCACCCAGGAGCAACGAAGATGGATCCGTTACTGCGCTGGAACCTTTACATTTG GGTAGCGGATTCTACAATGTGACATTGGTACTCGCGCGCGTGGCCAAAGAAGACGTGGAACGGACCTACTACCTTCGCGTCACGAATGATTTGGGAAGGGAGGAGTTTGCCCTCCGATTGTCTACCATGGACGAGCCCGCTG GTGTGGAATTAGATACTGGCGCAATCGTCGGAATCGTCATCGCAGTGTTGATACTGCTGATCGCCATTGTCCTCGTGGTCTTCGCCAAGGCAACTGGCAGGTGGTTCTTCGCAG GAAGCAGAGGACGTGATCATACAAAGAGCTCTGGAGAATC GACTCCAGCTGGGGACGTGCTTTTAGAGAGTGGGACGCTACCTTCTAGAAC TAGCGACACCGAGAGTGCGGCAGGCCAGCGCTCGCGGCTAAGTGCTCTAAGTGCTCGAGTTCGTGCAGCGTTACCGCGCGGACGTGATCGCGTGCAGGCCACAGAACCTATACCAGAAGTTGAAGATAAG GCTGTAGCAGAAGAAAAGAAGGGGGTAGTTTACGCTGAGCTCGCTCTTGGTGAGCAAAATCCAGACAAGCCTCCCCCACCTTCAACGGAGTACGCTGAGATTGTGTACACTGACCAACCAGCACAGATTAAAGAGACTAAagaatag
- the LOC123870748 gene encoding fasciclin-3 isoform X7, with protein MAALPALFGLLMAVVVTGQNLDITPREAVRRVGDDLTVLCKVPYPIDACRMTVGTMSYRLIPNNQDEEIVYAGQGLQHGECGAHIKHIKEEWNGNITCTLPPQTGQIEVTGTMRLLVARAPGNPQLLSPPQSTFREGDGFMAQCIVPNGRPAAKITWYLDEVQLLAGIHQPIITSEPGSDLMTISQNVSRTLAPEDNGQKLVCRAEHEALDAPREAARQLVVHYPPKRLESGPLTIFGLKLGAEGRLNVTVRANPAPSTEWTIGDLVLIPPRSNEDGSVTALEPLHLGSGFYNVTLVLARVAKEDVERTYYLRVTNDLGREEFALRLSTMDEPAGVELDTGAIVGIVIAVLILLIAIVLVVFAKATGRWFFAGSRGRDHTKSSGESDTESAAGQRSRLSALSARVRAALPRGRDRVQATEPIPEVEDKAVAEEKKGVVYAELALGEQNPDKPPPPSTEYAEIVYTDQPAQIKETKE; from the exons gTCAAAATCTGGACATCACACCAAGAGAAGCCGTGCGACGCGTCGGGGATGATCTCACCGTGCTTTGCAAAGTACCCTACCCCATTGATGCATGTCG AATGACAGTCGGAACAATGTCGTACAGACTCATCCCGAACAACCAAGATGAAGAAATTGTCTACGCCGGTCAAGGGTTACAG CACGGGGAATGCGGCGCCCATATAAAACACATAAAAGAAGAATGGAACGGTAACATAACGTGTACTCTACCGCCGCAGACGGGACAAATCGAGGTCACTGGGACCATGAGGCTACTCGTTGCCA GAGCTCCCGGTAACCCTCAGCTGCTTTCACCACCCCAGTCCACATTCAGAGAAGGGGACGGCTTCATGGCACAGTGCATCGTGCCCAATGGAAGACCAGCGGCTAAAATCACTTGGTATTTGG acgaGGTCCAACTCCTTGCTGGGATACACCAACCTATCATAACCTCCGAACCTGGAAGCGACCTGATGACCATTAGCCAGAACGTGTCGAGGACCCTGGCACCAGAGGACAATGGCCAGAAACTGGTCTGCAGAGCTGAACACGAGGCTTTGGACGCGCCGAGGGAAGCTGCTAGACAACTTGTTGTACACT ACCCACCAAAACGCCTCGAATCCGGCCCACTCACGATCTTCGGGCTTAAACTGGGCGCAGAAGGGCGCCTCAACGTCACCGTGCGAGCGAACCCCGCGCCTTCCACCGAGTGGACCATCGGAGACCTGGTGCTCATACCACCCAGGAGCAACGAAGATGGATCCGTTACTGCGCTGGAACCTTTACATTTG GGTAGCGGATTCTACAATGTGACATTGGTACTCGCGCGCGTGGCCAAAGAAGACGTGGAACGGACCTACTACCTTCGCGTCACGAATGATTTGGGAAGGGAGGAGTTTGCCCTCCGATTGTCTACCATGGACGAGCCCGCTG GTGTGGAATTAGATACTGGCGCAATCGTCGGAATCGTCATCGCAGTGTTGATACTGCTGATCGCCATTGTCCTCGTGGTCTTCGCCAAGGCAACTGGCAGGTGGTTCTTCGCAG GAAGCAGAGGACGTGATCATACAAAGAGCTCTGGAGAATC CGACACCGAGAGTGCGGCAGGCCAGCGCTCGCGGCTAAGTGCTCTAAGTGCTCGAGTTCGTGCAGCGTTACCGCGCGGACGTGATCGCGTGCAGGCCACAGAACCTATACCAGAAGTTGAAGATAAG GCTGTAGCAGAAGAAAAGAAGGGGGTAGTTTACGCTGAGCTCGCTCTTGGTGAGCAAAATCCAGACAAGCCTCCCCCACCTTCAACGGAGTACGCTGAGATTGTGTACACTGACCAACCAGCACAGATTAAAGAGACTAAagaatag
- the LOC123870748 gene encoding fasciclin-3 isoform X2 codes for MAALPALFGLLMAVVVTGQNLDITPREAVRRVGDDLTVLCKVPYPIDACRMTVGTMSYRLIPNNQDEEIVYAGQGLQHGECGAHIKHIKEEWNGNITCTLPPQTGQIEVTGTMRLLVARAPGNPQLLSPPQSTFREGDGFMAQCIVPNGRPAAKITWYLDEVQLLAGIHQPIITSEPGSDLMTISQNVSRTLAPEDNGQKLVCRAEHEALDAPREAARQLVVHYPPKRLESGPLTIFGLKLGAEGRLNVTVRANPAPSTEWTIGDLVLIPPRSNEDGSVTALEPLHLGSGFYNVTLVLARVAKEDVERTYYLRVTNDLGREEFALRLSTMDEPAARKAKSSYLIIDVYGVELDTGAIVGIVIAVLILLIAIVLVVFAKATGRWFFAGSRGRDHTKSSGESTPAGDVLLESGTLPSRTDTESAAGQRSRLSALSARVRAALPRGRDRVQATEPIPEVEDKAVAEEKKGVVYAELALGEQNPDKPPPPSTEYAEIVYTDQPAQIKETKE; via the exons gTCAAAATCTGGACATCACACCAAGAGAAGCCGTGCGACGCGTCGGGGATGATCTCACCGTGCTTTGCAAAGTACCCTACCCCATTGATGCATGTCG AATGACAGTCGGAACAATGTCGTACAGACTCATCCCGAACAACCAAGATGAAGAAATTGTCTACGCCGGTCAAGGGTTACAG CACGGGGAATGCGGCGCCCATATAAAACACATAAAAGAAGAATGGAACGGTAACATAACGTGTACTCTACCGCCGCAGACGGGACAAATCGAGGTCACTGGGACCATGAGGCTACTCGTTGCCA GAGCTCCCGGTAACCCTCAGCTGCTTTCACCACCCCAGTCCACATTCAGAGAAGGGGACGGCTTCATGGCACAGTGCATCGTGCCCAATGGAAGACCAGCGGCTAAAATCACTTGGTATTTGG acgaGGTCCAACTCCTTGCTGGGATACACCAACCTATCATAACCTCCGAACCTGGAAGCGACCTGATGACCATTAGCCAGAACGTGTCGAGGACCCTGGCACCAGAGGACAATGGCCAGAAACTGGTCTGCAGAGCTGAACACGAGGCTTTGGACGCGCCGAGGGAAGCTGCTAGACAACTTGTTGTACACT ACCCACCAAAACGCCTCGAATCCGGCCCACTCACGATCTTCGGGCTTAAACTGGGCGCAGAAGGGCGCCTCAACGTCACCGTGCGAGCGAACCCCGCGCCTTCCACCGAGTGGACCATCGGAGACCTGGTGCTCATACCACCCAGGAGCAACGAAGATGGATCCGTTACTGCGCTGGAACCTTTACATTTG GGTAGCGGATTCTACAATGTGACATTGGTACTCGCGCGCGTGGCCAAAGAAGACGTGGAACGGACCTACTACCTTCGCGTCACGAATGATTTGGGAAGGGAGGAGTTTGCCCTCCGATTGTCTACCATGGACGAGCCCGCTG CGCGCAAAGCAAAATCATCCTATTTGATTATCGACGTTTATG GTGTGGAATTAGATACTGGCGCAATCGTCGGAATCGTCATCGCAGTGTTGATACTGCTGATCGCCATTGTCCTCGTGGTCTTCGCCAAGGCAACTGGCAGGTGGTTCTTCGCAG GAAGCAGAGGACGTGATCATACAAAGAGCTCTGGAGAATC GACTCCAGCTGGGGACGTGCTTTTAGAGAGTGGGACGCTACCTTCTAGAAC CGACACCGAGAGTGCGGCAGGCCAGCGCTCGCGGCTAAGTGCTCTAAGTGCTCGAGTTCGTGCAGCGTTACCGCGCGGACGTGATCGCGTGCAGGCCACAGAACCTATACCAGAAGTTGAAGATAAG GCTGTAGCAGAAGAAAAGAAGGGGGTAGTTTACGCTGAGCTCGCTCTTGGTGAGCAAAATCCAGACAAGCCTCCCCCACCTTCAACGGAGTACGCTGAGATTGTGTACACTGACCAACCAGCACAGATTAAAGAGACTAAagaatag
- the LOC123870748 gene encoding fasciclin-3 isoform X4 — translation MAALPALFGLLMAVVVTGQNLDITPREAVRRVGDDLTVLCKVPYPIDACRMTVGTMSYRLIPNNQDEEIVYAGQGLQHGECGAHIKHIKEEWNGNITCTLPPQTGQIEVTGTMRLLVARAPGNPQLLSPPQSTFREGDGFMAQCIVPNGRPAAKITWYLDEVQLLAGIHQPIITSEPGSDLMTISQNVSRTLAPEDNGQKLVCRAEHEALDAPREAARQLVVHYPPKRLESGPLTIFGLKLGAEGRLNVTVRANPAPSTEWTIGDLVLIPPRSNEDGSVTALEPLHLGSGFYNVTLVLARVAKEDVERTYYLRVTNDLGREEFALRLSTMDEPAARKAKSSYLIIDVYGVELDTGAIVGIVIAVLILLIAIVLVVFAKATGRWFFAGSRGRDHTKSSGESSDTESAAGQRSRLSALSARVRAALPRGRDRVQATEPIPEVEDKAVAEEKKGVVYAELALGEQNPDKPPPPSTEYAEIVYTDQPAQIKETKE, via the exons gTCAAAATCTGGACATCACACCAAGAGAAGCCGTGCGACGCGTCGGGGATGATCTCACCGTGCTTTGCAAAGTACCCTACCCCATTGATGCATGTCG AATGACAGTCGGAACAATGTCGTACAGACTCATCCCGAACAACCAAGATGAAGAAATTGTCTACGCCGGTCAAGGGTTACAG CACGGGGAATGCGGCGCCCATATAAAACACATAAAAGAAGAATGGAACGGTAACATAACGTGTACTCTACCGCCGCAGACGGGACAAATCGAGGTCACTGGGACCATGAGGCTACTCGTTGCCA GAGCTCCCGGTAACCCTCAGCTGCTTTCACCACCCCAGTCCACATTCAGAGAAGGGGACGGCTTCATGGCACAGTGCATCGTGCCCAATGGAAGACCAGCGGCTAAAATCACTTGGTATTTGG acgaGGTCCAACTCCTTGCTGGGATACACCAACCTATCATAACCTCCGAACCTGGAAGCGACCTGATGACCATTAGCCAGAACGTGTCGAGGACCCTGGCACCAGAGGACAATGGCCAGAAACTGGTCTGCAGAGCTGAACACGAGGCTTTGGACGCGCCGAGGGAAGCTGCTAGACAACTTGTTGTACACT ACCCACCAAAACGCCTCGAATCCGGCCCACTCACGATCTTCGGGCTTAAACTGGGCGCAGAAGGGCGCCTCAACGTCACCGTGCGAGCGAACCCCGCGCCTTCCACCGAGTGGACCATCGGAGACCTGGTGCTCATACCACCCAGGAGCAACGAAGATGGATCCGTTACTGCGCTGGAACCTTTACATTTG GGTAGCGGATTCTACAATGTGACATTGGTACTCGCGCGCGTGGCCAAAGAAGACGTGGAACGGACCTACTACCTTCGCGTCACGAATGATTTGGGAAGGGAGGAGTTTGCCCTCCGATTGTCTACCATGGACGAGCCCGCTG CGCGCAAAGCAAAATCATCCTATTTGATTATCGACGTTTATG GTGTGGAATTAGATACTGGCGCAATCGTCGGAATCGTCATCGCAGTGTTGATACTGCTGATCGCCATTGTCCTCGTGGTCTTCGCCAAGGCAACTGGCAGGTGGTTCTTCGCAG GAAGCAGAGGACGTGATCATACAAAGAGCTCTGGAGAATC TAGCGACACCGAGAGTGCGGCAGGCCAGCGCTCGCGGCTAAGTGCTCTAAGTGCTCGAGTTCGTGCAGCGTTACCGCGCGGACGTGATCGCGTGCAGGCCACAGAACCTATACCAGAAGTTGAAGATAAG GCTGTAGCAGAAGAAAAGAAGGGGGTAGTTTACGCTGAGCTCGCTCTTGGTGAGCAAAATCCAGACAAGCCTCCCCCACCTTCAACGGAGTACGCTGAGATTGTGTACACTGACCAACCAGCACAGATTAAAGAGACTAAagaatag
- the LOC123870748 gene encoding fasciclin-3 isoform X5 — protein MAALPALFGLLMAVVVTGQNLDITPREAVRRVGDDLTVLCKVPYPIDACRMTVGTMSYRLIPNNQDEEIVYAGQGLQHGECGAHIKHIKEEWNGNITCTLPPQTGQIEVTGTMRLLVARAPGNPQLLSPPQSTFREGDGFMAQCIVPNGRPAAKITWYLDEVQLLAGIHQPIITSEPGSDLMTISQNVSRTLAPEDNGQKLVCRAEHEALDAPREAARQLVVHYPPKRLESGPLTIFGLKLGAEGRLNVTVRANPAPSTEWTIGDLVLIPPRSNEDGSVTALEPLHLGSGFYNVTLVLARVAKEDVERTYYLRVTNDLGREEFALRLSTMDEPAARKAKSSYLIIDVYGVELDTGAIVGIVIAVLILLIAIVLVVFAKATGRWFFAGSRGRDHTKSSGESDTESAAGQRSRLSALSARVRAALPRGRDRVQATEPIPEVEDKAVAEEKKGVVYAELALGEQNPDKPPPPSTEYAEIVYTDQPAQIKETKE, from the exons gTCAAAATCTGGACATCACACCAAGAGAAGCCGTGCGACGCGTCGGGGATGATCTCACCGTGCTTTGCAAAGTACCCTACCCCATTGATGCATGTCG AATGACAGTCGGAACAATGTCGTACAGACTCATCCCGAACAACCAAGATGAAGAAATTGTCTACGCCGGTCAAGGGTTACAG CACGGGGAATGCGGCGCCCATATAAAACACATAAAAGAAGAATGGAACGGTAACATAACGTGTACTCTACCGCCGCAGACGGGACAAATCGAGGTCACTGGGACCATGAGGCTACTCGTTGCCA GAGCTCCCGGTAACCCTCAGCTGCTTTCACCACCCCAGTCCACATTCAGAGAAGGGGACGGCTTCATGGCACAGTGCATCGTGCCCAATGGAAGACCAGCGGCTAAAATCACTTGGTATTTGG acgaGGTCCAACTCCTTGCTGGGATACACCAACCTATCATAACCTCCGAACCTGGAAGCGACCTGATGACCATTAGCCAGAACGTGTCGAGGACCCTGGCACCAGAGGACAATGGCCAGAAACTGGTCTGCAGAGCTGAACACGAGGCTTTGGACGCGCCGAGGGAAGCTGCTAGACAACTTGTTGTACACT ACCCACCAAAACGCCTCGAATCCGGCCCACTCACGATCTTCGGGCTTAAACTGGGCGCAGAAGGGCGCCTCAACGTCACCGTGCGAGCGAACCCCGCGCCTTCCACCGAGTGGACCATCGGAGACCTGGTGCTCATACCACCCAGGAGCAACGAAGATGGATCCGTTACTGCGCTGGAACCTTTACATTTG GGTAGCGGATTCTACAATGTGACATTGGTACTCGCGCGCGTGGCCAAAGAAGACGTGGAACGGACCTACTACCTTCGCGTCACGAATGATTTGGGAAGGGAGGAGTTTGCCCTCCGATTGTCTACCATGGACGAGCCCGCTG CGCGCAAAGCAAAATCATCCTATTTGATTATCGACGTTTATG GTGTGGAATTAGATACTGGCGCAATCGTCGGAATCGTCATCGCAGTGTTGATACTGCTGATCGCCATTGTCCTCGTGGTCTTCGCCAAGGCAACTGGCAGGTGGTTCTTCGCAG GAAGCAGAGGACGTGATCATACAAAGAGCTCTGGAGAATC CGACACCGAGAGTGCGGCAGGCCAGCGCTCGCGGCTAAGTGCTCTAAGTGCTCGAGTTCGTGCAGCGTTACCGCGCGGACGTGATCGCGTGCAGGCCACAGAACCTATACCAGAAGTTGAAGATAAG GCTGTAGCAGAAGAAAAGAAGGGGGTAGTTTACGCTGAGCTCGCTCTTGGTGAGCAAAATCCAGACAAGCCTCCCCCACCTTCAACGGAGTACGCTGAGATTGTGTACACTGACCAACCAGCACAGATTAAAGAGACTAAagaatag
- the LOC123870748 gene encoding fasciclin-3 isoform X1 codes for MAALPALFGLLMAVVVTGQNLDITPREAVRRVGDDLTVLCKVPYPIDACRMTVGTMSYRLIPNNQDEEIVYAGQGLQHGECGAHIKHIKEEWNGNITCTLPPQTGQIEVTGTMRLLVARAPGNPQLLSPPQSTFREGDGFMAQCIVPNGRPAAKITWYLDEVQLLAGIHQPIITSEPGSDLMTISQNVSRTLAPEDNGQKLVCRAEHEALDAPREAARQLVVHYPPKRLESGPLTIFGLKLGAEGRLNVTVRANPAPSTEWTIGDLVLIPPRSNEDGSVTALEPLHLGSGFYNVTLVLARVAKEDVERTYYLRVTNDLGREEFALRLSTMDEPAARKAKSSYLIIDVYGVELDTGAIVGIVIAVLILLIAIVLVVFAKATGRWFFAGSRGRDHTKSSGESTPAGDVLLESGTLPSRTSDTESAAGQRSRLSALSARVRAALPRGRDRVQATEPIPEVEDKAVAEEKKGVVYAELALGEQNPDKPPPPSTEYAEIVYTDQPAQIKETKE; via the exons gTCAAAATCTGGACATCACACCAAGAGAAGCCGTGCGACGCGTCGGGGATGATCTCACCGTGCTTTGCAAAGTACCCTACCCCATTGATGCATGTCG AATGACAGTCGGAACAATGTCGTACAGACTCATCCCGAACAACCAAGATGAAGAAATTGTCTACGCCGGTCAAGGGTTACAG CACGGGGAATGCGGCGCCCATATAAAACACATAAAAGAAGAATGGAACGGTAACATAACGTGTACTCTACCGCCGCAGACGGGACAAATCGAGGTCACTGGGACCATGAGGCTACTCGTTGCCA GAGCTCCCGGTAACCCTCAGCTGCTTTCACCACCCCAGTCCACATTCAGAGAAGGGGACGGCTTCATGGCACAGTGCATCGTGCCCAATGGAAGACCAGCGGCTAAAATCACTTGGTATTTGG acgaGGTCCAACTCCTTGCTGGGATACACCAACCTATCATAACCTCCGAACCTGGAAGCGACCTGATGACCATTAGCCAGAACGTGTCGAGGACCCTGGCACCAGAGGACAATGGCCAGAAACTGGTCTGCAGAGCTGAACACGAGGCTTTGGACGCGCCGAGGGAAGCTGCTAGACAACTTGTTGTACACT ACCCACCAAAACGCCTCGAATCCGGCCCACTCACGATCTTCGGGCTTAAACTGGGCGCAGAAGGGCGCCTCAACGTCACCGTGCGAGCGAACCCCGCGCCTTCCACCGAGTGGACCATCGGAGACCTGGTGCTCATACCACCCAGGAGCAACGAAGATGGATCCGTTACTGCGCTGGAACCTTTACATTTG GGTAGCGGATTCTACAATGTGACATTGGTACTCGCGCGCGTGGCCAAAGAAGACGTGGAACGGACCTACTACCTTCGCGTCACGAATGATTTGGGAAGGGAGGAGTTTGCCCTCCGATTGTCTACCATGGACGAGCCCGCTG CGCGCAAAGCAAAATCATCCTATTTGATTATCGACGTTTATG GTGTGGAATTAGATACTGGCGCAATCGTCGGAATCGTCATCGCAGTGTTGATACTGCTGATCGCCATTGTCCTCGTGGTCTTCGCCAAGGCAACTGGCAGGTGGTTCTTCGCAG GAAGCAGAGGACGTGATCATACAAAGAGCTCTGGAGAATC GACTCCAGCTGGGGACGTGCTTTTAGAGAGTGGGACGCTACCTTCTAGAAC TAGCGACACCGAGAGTGCGGCAGGCCAGCGCTCGCGGCTAAGTGCTCTAAGTGCTCGAGTTCGTGCAGCGTTACCGCGCGGACGTGATCGCGTGCAGGCCACAGAACCTATACCAGAAGTTGAAGATAAG GCTGTAGCAGAAGAAAAGAAGGGGGTAGTTTACGCTGAGCTCGCTCTTGGTGAGCAAAATCCAGACAAGCCTCCCCCACCTTCAACGGAGTACGCTGAGATTGTGTACACTGACCAACCAGCACAGATTAAAGAGACTAAagaatag